A stretch of DNA from Pagrus major chromosome 22, Pma_NU_1.0:
TAACAGCAAGTGTAGGATGCAGCATAGATTCAGATTGTGGACATAGCAGGGGATTGGTGGTAGCCCCTGAAGGGAGTTACGGCTTGACAAATATTTGAAGTGCAGCCCGGCTCTGTTTACCTCAGCCACAGCCGCAGGTTGATGCTGCTGCTATTGAATTATGTATCACAAAGACAACAGAGCCgacagtgtcagtgtcagagaaatttaaaattgaaaacagtttcacagagcttctgtttgtgtgttttttgctcttctttattttacagtcaTTCAAATGAGCGATTGTTGTTCAGGAAACCTGGGAGAAATCAATAGAATTGATCCACTAGGACTAGCAGATCCCTGACCTGGAtgattgcttttctttcttacttttatcCAAGCATACCAGTGATATTCCTCCATTTTTTGATGCACTTTGTATTCCAGAAAACGAGTCtaaacacacagttaaacatgtatttgcatactgtacatctgcATTTTCTTCTTATCAAATTCACTTACATTTAAAGTACAAATGACAACATCTACCACGTTAGAAGAAATGTGAAAAGACTTGAGAAAAAAGGGCCAGCAAATGGCGAGTTAATCCCAACTTTTGAAGTACAACTTGTCAAACATGGTTACAAAAACAGGCCCACAAAGAGTTAAGAGAGAGGACCGACACTGAGATGTGTTCATTTACAGAGTGCAATCACAGCATAACCATTTTACAAAATGCTTTGTGAGGAGGTTTAATATCCTTGCTTGATTATTGGCTATGGAAATATATTGTTCCATATCAGTGCATCTCTCAGGATAATTAGATTTGTACAGTGTGTTCATTTAACTACTGATGCCAGCTCATCAATAAGGGATCTGCTCTCTAAATCATGAGTCCTTAATTATGGAATTGGATCCGTCCAACTCGTAGTGCAGTTGGACTGAGCAGGCATTTTTCTCACAGCATTGAAAATATCTGATATCAAATTGATTGTTGTCCAGTAAGAAAGCTGCAGTGCCTCAGGCGTCTGGCTTTTGTGCAGTAAAGTGGAAAACCTGGATACTGGAGCTACTACTGCATCTGAGAAAAGTCGAAAAGACAGTGAAAAGGTTTAAATGAACCAACACGTCAATATCCTGCCAAGTCTTGGTCAACCCAAGAGACCTACCCTGTCAAAGAGCTGTGTCCAGTGTTGCAGATCAGTGGCCCGCAGGAACAGTTCATGGGTCCACGGTGGGGATGGTGCTCACCTTGTTGTTCCGGCTGATTCTCCGTTCAGGCCGCGGCCGGGGCAGTTTGGTCTGGATTAGCTCCTCTGGTGTGTTACCCAGCGGAGGCAGCAGCCTCTTCTTGCTGTTCCTGGTCTCTGGTAACCACTGAGGTGGCAGTTCGAAGGGTCCAAAACCAAACTGTGTGGAGTCCTCAGCTTCTGTGGGTGTAGCAGGTGCCACCTGAGATGAAGAGGCATAAGCACATGTGTGGACCGGAGAGGCCCGAGGTGCTATGACAGAAGGAGGGCCTTCCTTGGTGATGACCAGCCCTCCACCTGTCCCCTGTAGAGGGTCCTTTTTGGTGATCACCTCCCCTCTGAGACTCCCCAGTCTCGACCCACCCTTCTGGTCCTCTTTAGGTCCAGGGCAGCCTCCTGGTCCTTGGGAAGGGATCTCATTCtctacatcctcctcttcctcttcttcctcagagGGCCTGAAGATCTGCTGCTGGCCGATGTTAAACATCTCCAGAAGCTGGCTCCCAGAGCGTCCGGCCGTCTCCAGTCCGACCGGCTCCCCGATCACACCCTCCGCTCCTAAAGAGGCCAGACCTCCTGTGCTGACCACGTTACGGCGGCTGTAACGTCTGTGAATCCTGGCCAGCAAGTCCAGCCAGCTGTGACGAGCTGAGCGGTTAACAGTTAGGAACAAAAGTGGATTGGTGAGCAGGGACACCTTGGGTAGCCAGAGGGCCGTCAGATACAGTGAGATGGGGAGCTCTTTAGTGTCTGCCAGAATGGTGCGATACACCACCAAGGCTCCATAGGGGGCGCTGCAGGCTGAGAAAGCCAGCACCACAGCCAGCAGGGTGGCGTGTAACTCAGCCTCTCTCTGGGACACATATGGGATGGAGATGCTGTTTTGGGGAGTCCGCAGCGCCGCGATTAtcaccttcttcttctgacTGGCACTTAGCGCTCTGCGGATCAGCAGCATGAAGAGGAAGACCAGAGCGAGGGGGAGGATCAGTGTGGTGACATTGTAGATCAACACGTACACCATGTGGCCCAGGGAGCGGGCGTGGTCATCGGAGCAGGACGAGGTGACGTACACGTCCGTCACATTGGTCACAGCAAACACAGGGAGGCTCGCCACAGCAGCGTGGACCCAGATATAGATGACCAGATCTCGGGATCTCGCATCAGAGATCTTCCTCTCTAACGGGTACAGCACAGAGTAGTATCTAgaggcaaaaaacacaaataatttcAGCTTAAAGACATACATTCTGGCCTTCTCTATCAGAAGAAAATGTCCACGTTTCATAGCGGGAGAGTTCTTCTGTCTGAAGTACATGCATAAACTCTATTTGGGATCTCCAGGTTTCTAAAGACTTGGATTAAAACTGCatggaaacattttatgttttctttttcagctaTTTTTTTACATCTCAAAACattccccatctacttcagttgtttaggagaatgctgctgttttgctgtgaagctcggGAAATTATTTGTGGACGGGGAAACTTCGCCTGAGCTCATATTAGCGAGGGTGAGaaggtaatgactgaattttaattttgggtgaacttccATCCATTAATGCACGCTCACAATTTCATTGGCTTAATGGGACActtgattataaaaaaaaaggaacaatttATGTTATTAgcaacacctgtgcttttctttctATGACAAGTGTCGACTATTAAAAAGGCCTTTTTGGCTGACTGAATACAGTCGTGCTCATGCAGCTTatgattaaatatattttaagtgAATGCACCTAAAATACCCCTGTGACAAAGCTTCAGTATCTCGCTATGAAAATACATTGCTACCATTTTTTGTAGTTAATCAAGTTTGTTAAGCAAAACTGAAACTATGACCCTCTCAGTGAGGTAGAGCTTCAATGAATTTTTCTGGATAGTACAAACCAACCCATTTGTGCACTTACTGTATTCTTGGTGATAATTTGTGACGTATtttgaatgaaaatatttaataaaagtcttagaaaacacatttttagctAAAgttaaagctaaagctaaagttGCTAATTTgaagatgctaacaaagacctaactaataatcaatcaattaaaaaatctaaaaaaaaaaaaggtttcttgAATAGTTTTGGTTTAACGACTGAACTGGGCCGGATTTTCTCTCCATTTATCTCTACTACCTTATGCAGAAGTTGAAattgtgtgggtgttttttcaTGCAAACCCACAAACACATAACTAGATCTCCTCATATCTGTAGTATGCAGATTGTTTTTCATCCCATTGTTGTCCCTTAATAATAAGCAAAACAAATCACTTGAAGGACTTGCTTATTTCCCTGGATTGTCTCTTCATCACCACAtgcaactctgtgtgtgtgtgtgtgtgtgtgtgtgtgtgtgtgtgtgtgtgtgtgtgtgtgcgcgcatgtaTGAGCCCATAACTGCTGCAGTCTCAGCCTGCCTCTATATCCACAGCGTGAATTACCCTCCTTGAGAATAAATAATTCATCGCTTTGATAGCATTCTCGCTGTATTAGTTGCTATGGAGGCAATATATTATCTTTGTTGCAGTGAAACCAAGGCTGAGGCGAGGCTGCACAAATACAGGATCTGACCGCAATcatcatcaaaaataaatgagacCTTTGATTTGCTATATGTGCTTGGTATGGTTATGCTGACGTCCTGCATGGGTTTTAAATTTAGAGGAATGAGTGTAGCAATGTCTGTCATCATTTGTGAAGCTTCCAACGctatttttaacacaatatctaaTGTATGAAGCATTTTGAGGAAACAGCAGGGTTTTCATACACAGCGATTTTATGAATTGATTGATTGCTTTGCTCTTAACATGTGCAGCGAGtgacaaacaggaggaaattcATACTAACATGACTCATCCTTTATGTAAATGAATCAGAGCTTACATCGTGTAGTCTGGGTGTAATCACTAGTACATGTTTGGGAAATGCAAGGATGAGTGCCACAGGATTACCTCTAAGTGGGCTAGCCTAATTTTACCAGTTAAaagcagtttattttatttgtaaatgtgaaaatcaaaatgtttcatACATTAGATATTGTGTTAGTGCAAAAAACCCCTCAGCacccccaactgtgactgacttccgGCTTCCCTGGTTAAAGCTCAGGTAAGAGGTTCCAACAGAACTGGCAGAATTACTATTACTAATAAAAATTATTagtattaatacaaaaaaaatcacacatttattgagaaaacttcaaataaaatgaaagctgtTTAGTTGAGGTTCACTTTTATTCCAGGTAAGTAAGGGCATGCTCagcattacttttaaaaagcaaGATCAGTTGTGACCGTATAAGGACAGCAGCAGTCATCTCAGGCTGCTTTTAGCTGCAGCTTTTAACACTGCAGGGAGGCTGCCCAGCGTGGTGCACACATGCTCTATCGATCGCAGACCCCCAACCTTTCTAGTCCACGCCACAGGGTGTAGATGTAGATTGAAAAAGACTTCTCCAAAAAACAATCTTCCAGAGTTTGCTGCATCACTTTTGCAGCGTGGCTGTTCGTACTTCCACATCTCCATTTTCAGGAAGAGAATTACTCCTTCTGACTCAGCTAATCAGTGTATTGATGAACTGATCAGAGAATCGATTTCCACCGTCCACCTCTTTCAAGAGGTACTTTCAAATCCTGTAAAGTGAGTGGGAGGTACCCACCAGCCTCTTTCAAACACATATTTCAAAGTCAGTGGTTATTACTGCAGAGCTGAGAagagcacaaaacaaaacatcactcAAGTCCTCAGGGACAGAGTGCTCTTTTTGTGATTTCAAGTGCAAACCTCAATTATCTTTGGCTAAAAAGTGTATCATCTCTTTGTTCTTTAACAGTGTCCCTAAATTAGTAAGGATTTCACATCAAACATGTATTCTACACTGACCTGTCGAGTGCGATGGCGCTGAAACTGAGCACGGTGACGGAGCAGAAGAGTTTGTGGAGGAACTTGATGGCCttgcagagcagcagagtgtgtAGCCACCAGCAGCAGCGAGGGCTGGCTCCGAGTGCAACATCGAAGGGAACGCAGACCAGGCTGGCGCAGATCCCCGAGCATGCCAGGTTCTTGATGAAGCGGTTGGTCACGGATTTAAAGACATTCGTGCAGCAGGTGCACCACAGCACCGTGGCATTTCCTGTGGGGTAGAGGAAAGTTTCAGAATAAGATTAACCACTCCAAACACTGGTGTGAATGCATCCTTTAACAACTAGAATATTTACAAAGGTTAAGTCCCCAGAGCTCTCTGTATCCTCTTCTCATGCTTGTTTCCTCAattttcctcccacagtccagaCAGAAAATAGTTGGGTCGCCTAGAGACGCTTAATTGTGCATTGGTATGAAAGAAGGGTGATGATCTGTCTAATCTATGTGAGTCAgcacagatggatggatgatttatCTGACATGTCTTCCTGACTTCCATCAGGCAAAGAGACTGTTATTGAGCAAATTAAGGAATTAACAGATTTCATAGACCAAAGAGTGAGAAGTTAGGCTTTAACCATTTCATATTAATGCACTGGTTCCAAGCTCTTCATTTTATAGCCCTCACAGGCCAAAActgtcaattaattaaatgttttgtgacACATATCAAGGCaagacaaccaaaacaatgcCTGCTCAGTCTTGCTTAACATTTTAATTGCAGGTTGCAGGTTCAAACACTAATTTTTCTCTGCTCCCTGCAAGACAACCTTGTGTTGATCAGCATGTTCTTGCTGCAAGAAATATCTTAGACTCATGTTCAGATAAGATCCTGTATTTCTtgagaccaaaacaggtattttaagccaaaacatgagcttctcctaactctaaccaagtggtttttgcccctaaacctaaccagatcataaccACAGCGTTGTGGCAACATAAAATAGATAATTGAAcccaaagaaacataaagttgcaacataaaaaattGCTCCTTTAGAATAGGTATATTTTTTTGGTGAGGCAGCACGTACCCCTGATGGCAGGACACTCTTTCAGGTATCTATTCATGGAAAAGCCTTTCAACCTGCTTCAGCAAATCCACCCTTAATAcagaatgttttacattttttactctAACCTATAGCTATAGTATTGCTGGTAGAAATCCTAAAGAGCTCTCTGCAAGGtgacaaaaatcaattaaaccATTACTGAGTGAGACAGCACACAATCAAGTGCAAGCGGTGAAACTGGCATTTTCATGTTAAGATCCCTCCATAATTTGGAGTGATGAGACGGTAATGGTAGTTAATTAGGTTTAAAAAGGTGAACTTTACACTCCCTGTGGTGCATCGACCGATGTCAGGTCACACAGGGACACATGTGATAGCAGCCTCTCCAAATGTAATTACCCACAGCCGCTGTGCTTAGCTGTGCTCtcactgtcagaaacagagCAAGATGTTCTCTGGTGAcgaaaactgttttattttttcctcaggTTATTTTATGCCCGATGTCTGTAAATGCTAGAAAACATGccaaaaaacacttaaaatcgATGCACTGTACTAGATGTAAAAATGATTTATCGAGGATTAGGTTAGAATGGATTTCAGACGGAGCTGTAAGAAGCTGTTTTGAAGGTAACATGCTGTGCTTTACTGCCAGTTAGCTGTTCAGGATTTCAGTAACACACTGTGTTACAGGGCAGCACACAGGAGTAGTATTTCGGGGAAACCCTAATGTAGCAGTAATCAATGATCAAGCCTCTGCACACTGTGAAGCCGACTCACATGGGATAATGACACTAGCACGAAAAGCCATTGTTTAGAATGCAGCATTACATAAGACAGGACGTTTTGTGCAACGATATATTCACATTCCTACATGTAGATCTATTATTGTGgcttctgtttgttgtgttctAATGATTTCAGTAATGATGAGGTGAGATCTCATCTgtacagaggaagaagaataGGAATAATGAGAAGTAAACGGAGGACATAAAAGGTCCCTTGTTACTAAAAACCCATTAGTGTGCTCTGATCTGACACCCCTACTGTCAGCACAACATAATTTGCCAGTGCCCTTTCGAAACCACTGTATATCATACTTGCAGAGGGAGAGTACTTTCTATGAAAAGAACGGGGTCATTGTTAAAAGATATACCAATGTTGACTGTTAATCAGACACAGGATGCAAACTGTCTTCTGTTTCAAATGTGTTGCACACACCCTGACATTCTTCCAACAGGTTTTCTGGTGTTATCACAAGGTCACGCTACTTCCATCTTTGCCAAAAGCCTTAAGCTCATCTCAGGTAAATGTGAACATCAGCCATTTAGCCCTTTAGCCAAACAAGAACATCCATATTGGACGATTCTGCAAAACCCCAGATTACGGTCGATGCCAGTGTTTTGAAAATTCTTGCTTTCAACAATGTCTGTGAATGGCAATGGTatagtttggttaggtttaggcgcCAAAACTACTTAATTAGGTCCTGTTAGACTATCAAAATAGAGTTAGCTGAAAAACGTTTCAGATGACAATTGCAGTTTGAATGGGCAGAGGTGCCTAAACTACTTATTTAGGTTTCGGACTGAAAAActaggttagaggcaggctttaAAATATTCACGAAAAATTGAAATTCCAGCAAAATTGAATAAAagcaggtgtgtctcattcaaccagtatcagaagacattttggcattgattttgagtcaatgggtcttggttaggtttaggttagTATTAGGCGCCAAAACGACTTGGttattttcctaaccctaaccaagtgctttttgtgcctaaaccctCAGCATAGTGTTGTTAGaacataaaaatgaacattgaaccaaaagaaacagaaacgtaaagtttcaacatatcagacgtttgcagaaacgtacattgaCCTGTTGGT
This window harbors:
- the gpr176 gene encoding G-protein coupled receptor 176; amino-acid sequence: MDSGSRAATVGDGAANFTAAAHLRLELLNASSPPTRWDSSPPAEGSGLDEQQRLIREQAYRDFTTTIQIFILLSSLLGNATVLWCTCCTNVFKSVTNRFIKNLACSGICASLVCVPFDVALGASPRCCWWLHTLLLCKAIKFLHKLFCSVTVLSFSAIALDRYYSVLYPLERKISDARSRDLVIYIWVHAAVASLPVFAVTNVTDVYVTSSCSDDHARSLGHMVYVLIYNVTTLILPLALVFLFMLLIRRALSASQKKKVIIAALRTPQNSISIPYVSQREAELHATLLAVVLAFSACSAPYGALVVYRTILADTKELPISLYLTALWLPKVSLLTNPLLFLTVNRSARHSWLDLLARIHRRYSRRNVVSTGGLASLGAEGVIGEPVGLETAGRSGSQLLEMFNIGQQQIFRPSEEEEEEEDVENEIPSQGPGGCPGPKEDQKGGSRLGSLRGEVITKKDPLQGTGGGLVITKEGPPSVIAPRASPVHTCAYASSSQVAPATPTEAEDSTQFGFGPFELPPQWLPETRNSKKRLLPPLGNTPEELIQTKLPRPRPERRISRNNKVSTIPTVDP